A single window of Polaribacter sp. SA4-10 DNA harbors:
- a CDS encoding TolC family protein has product MKFNKIKIIIVVFLSTLQGFSQNILTKKEALKITLENNFGIKIANNNLEVAKNNASIYNTGFLPTAAISSGANYRRDNQTINRQEGTSTSIDGAVTKSYNASLNLNYTIFDGLGRKYNYQQLKETYNLTELQARETIENTYLQLFTTYFQIARLSENKANLNEALSISKQRLQRAKYQYEYGQSTKLELLNAEVDVNNDRITLINANQQLSNAKRGLNVILGIEKEVNYVVETKVDFLKMMNFDDLQQKTLGNNSLLKQNEKNVAISEFNIKINKANYMPSLGLNTSYGWNKSENPATSFLAGSTSNGLNTGLSLSWNLFDGGSTKTRVANSKIALDNQQILLKQQKLSIENNLKNTWENYQNQLFILKTQETNVLTTQNNFDRSTERYKLGQITSIEFRQAQINLINSKTAFNNAKFDSKLIELQLLQLSGDILNFNF; this is encoded by the coding sequence ATGAAATTTAATAAAATTAAAATAATAATCGTCGTTTTTTTATCGACTTTACAGGGGTTTTCTCAGAATATTCTTACGAAGAAAGAAGCATTAAAAATTACGCTGGAAAACAACTTTGGAATTAAAATTGCTAATAATAACTTAGAAGTTGCAAAAAACAATGCAAGTATTTATAATACGGGTTTTTTGCCAACCGCAGCTATTTCTTCTGGAGCAAATTATAGAAGAGACAATCAAACCATTAATCGTCAAGAGGGAACATCTACTAGTATTGATGGAGCTGTAACTAAATCTTATAACGCATCTTTAAACTTAAATTATACGATTTTTGATGGATTAGGTAGAAAATATAATTATCAGCAATTAAAAGAAACCTATAATTTAACGGAATTACAAGCAAGAGAAACTATAGAAAACACTTACTTGCAGTTGTTTACAACTTACTTTCAAATTGCAAGATTGTCAGAAAATAAAGCCAACTTAAATGAAGCTTTATCAATCTCTAAACAAAGGTTACAGCGCGCAAAGTATCAATATGAATATGGGCAATCTACAAAGTTAGAATTGTTAAATGCAGAAGTAGATGTAAATAATGATCGTATCACTTTAATTAACGCCAATCAACAATTAAGTAATGCTAAACGTGGTTTAAATGTTATTTTAGGTATAGAAAAAGAAGTGAATTATGTTGTTGAAACAAAAGTAGACTTCCTTAAAATGATGAATTTTGATGATTTACAGCAAAAGACTTTAGGGAACAATTCACTTTTAAAACAAAACGAAAAAAACGTTGCTATTAGTGAGTTTAACATTAAGATAAATAAAGCAAATTACATGCCTTCTTTAGGTTTAAACACTTCTTATGGGTGGAACAAAAGTGAAAACCCAGCAACCTCTTTTTTAGCCGGATCAACTTCAAACGGATTAAATACTGGTTTAAGTTTATCTTGGAATTTGTTTGATGGCGGAAGCACAAAAACAAGAGTCGCTAACTCAAAAATTGCCTTAGATAATCAACAAATCTTGTTGAAACAACAAAAACTAAGTATTGAGAACAATTTAAAGAATACTTGGGAGAATTATCAGAATCAATTATTTATCCTAAAAACACAAGAAACCAACGTTTTAACTACTCAGAATAATTTTGATAGAAGTACAGAGCGTTATAAACTAGGGCAGATTACTTCTATAGAATTTAGACAAGCTCAGATTAATTTAATTAATTCTAAAACAGCTTTTAATAATGCAAAATTTGATTCAAAATTAATAGAACTACAACTTTTACAACTAAGTGGAGATATCTTAAATTTCAATTTTTAA